A single window of Candidatus Atribacteria bacterium ADurb.Bin276 DNA harbors:
- the ydjH_1 gene encoding putative sugar kinase YdjH — translation MAKVTCIGILVADLLGRPINRLPERGKLVLIPQMELHVGGGANNTGVVLKKLGEEVVMVGKVGQDGLGEFIINSLRKEGIDPKGITITQEYSTSATMVLVDEQGERSFIHCAGANQSLRNADIQDEFFHDSDIVHITGTFLMPGFDGPETTALLKRVKEAGVTTSIDTYWDDSGQWLNVIEPYLPLLDIFISNRDESTRISGRQNIVDNAKFFLDYGIQIVAIKMGEEGSFIMTQNEKILVPPFQVKAVDGTGAGDAFAAGFLVGYLKKWDLYETGRFANACGAMCVQAMGATDGVGNFDEVMDFVRKHS, via the coding sequence ATGGCCAAAGTAACTTGCATAGGAATCCTGGTTGCCGATCTCTTAGGTCGGCCTATCAATCGATTACCAGAAAGAGGGAAATTGGTTTTAATTCCACAAATGGAACTCCATGTGGGTGGAGGAGCTAACAATACCGGAGTGGTATTGAAAAAATTAGGCGAAGAAGTGGTGATGGTGGGGAAAGTTGGACAAGATGGTTTGGGTGAATTTATCATCAATTCACTTCGAAAAGAGGGGATTGATCCCAAAGGCATAACCATAACACAAGAATATTCAACCTCGGCAACTATGGTTTTAGTCGATGAGCAGGGAGAGCGTTCCTTTATTCACTGTGCAGGAGCTAATCAAAGCTTAAGAAATGCTGATATTCAAGATGAATTTTTTCACGACTCGGATATCGTTCATATCACAGGTACATTTTTAATGCCTGGTTTTGATGGGCCTGAAACAACCGCTCTTTTAAAGCGGGTTAAAGAAGCCGGCGTTACCACTTCAATTGATACTTATTGGGATGACAGCGGACAATGGCTCAACGTCATTGAGCCCTACCTTCCTCTCCTCGATATATTTATTTCTAATCGGGATGAGTCTACCCGTATTTCTGGTCGTCAGAATATAGTGGATAATGCCAAATTTTTTCTCGATTATGGTATTCAGATTGTAGCTATCAAGATGGGAGAAGAAGGGAGTTTTATCATGACTCAAAACGAAAAAATATTAGTTCCTCCCTTCCAAGTGAAAGCTGTAGATGGAACCGGTGCTGGCGATGCTTTTGCTGCTGGTTTCTTAGTTGGCTATTTAAAAAAATGGGATTTATATGAAACTGGCCGATTTGCGAACGCCTGTGGAGCCATGTGCGTTCAAGCTATGGGAGCTACCGATGGTGTTGGGAACTTTGATGAAGTAATGGATTTTGTTCGTAAACACTCGTAA
- a CDS encoding DNA utilization protein GntX: MLNRQGVGEGLLHFFFPQNCVNCKKYITESAGYPLCEVCEKMIRKDISPYCLICGRPVQNNRQIKCRRCREKPFSFDLARAITLYEPPIKNAIHAFKYRKILSLRILFIHLLVEFLSSNPFFRDIDGILPVPLHQSRLREREFNQAEILARGISEVLQKPLISKAVTRKKKTLPQVGLSMKERRLNLQGAFRVENEKFLAKKKILIIDDVLTSRSTVDSLSLVLRRAGSQTILVLALATGK; this comes from the coding sequence TTGCTTAATCGACAAGGAGTCGGTGAGGGGTTACTTCACTTTTTTTTCCCTCAAAATTGTGTAAATTGTAAAAAATATATTACTGAGTCGGCAGGCTATCCCTTATGCGAAGTATGCGAAAAAATGATTCGAAAAGATATTTCCCCCTATTGTTTGATTTGTGGAAGGCCAGTACAAAATAATCGCCAAATCAAATGTCGACGATGCCGAGAAAAACCTTTTTCTTTTGATCTTGCCCGAGCCATTACTCTATATGAGCCCCCGATTAAAAATGCTATTCATGCTTTTAAGTATCGAAAGATTCTATCGTTACGAATTTTATTTATTCATTTATTGGTCGAATTTTTATCTTCAAATCCCTTCTTTCGTGATATTGATGGAATTCTGCCGGTACCACTCCATCAATCTCGTCTTCGTGAAAGAGAGTTTAATCAAGCCGAAATCTTAGCACGAGGTATTTCTGAAGTTTTACAAAAACCTCTCATCAGTAAAGCCGTAACCCGGAAAAAGAAAACTCTACCACAAGTAGGGCTAAGCATGAAAGAGAGAAGGCTCAATCTCCAAGGCGCCTTTCGGGTGGAGAATGAAAAATTTTTAGCAAAGAAAAAAATATTAATCATCGATGATGTTTTAACCTCTCGTTCCACTGTGGATAGTCTTTCCTTGGTATTACGTCGAGCAGGAAGTCAAACCATATTAGTTTTAGCTTTAGCAACTGGAAAATAA
- the mtlD_1 gene encoding Mannitol-1-phosphate 5-dehydrogenase: protein MNQSVQFGAGNIGRGFIGHLLWESGYRIVFVEAYPDLVKLLNARSKYPLRLLEKNGQEKNVTIDNLVAYQTEEKNNISQAIAVSSVIFTAVGVKNLPAIAPLVADGIQLRLKENPIPINILLCENLKDAPQFFKNEVKTHLNTEGKQFLQEKVGFVGTVVARMVPVMDKRFGVDDPLFIVAEAYHKLPYDVTAVKGVFPEISGLKPVQNFPSEVDKKLFIHNLGHATLAYFGYLKGYEYIHQAIADEEIKNLLDEVLNETSTSILRKYPDLDRVEVNEFVEDLKERFFNPLLMDTVYRVGRDPIRKLGEDDRIIGGIALCQSQKVFPAAIIKVTGLALNYDYNKDADAVKLQKMIKDKGIKEVIHKLCNLDPETDIGEKIIQSYYQFRERFRILKENKL, encoded by the coding sequence ATGAACCAGTCTGTTCAATTTGGAGCAGGTAACATTGGAAGAGGTTTTATTGGTCATCTTCTTTGGGAATCGGGTTATCGGATTGTTTTTGTTGAAGCCTATCCAGATCTTGTTAAACTTCTCAATGCTCGCTCAAAATACCCCCTTCGGTTATTAGAAAAAAACGGTCAAGAAAAAAATGTGACCATAGATAATTTAGTTGCTTATCAGACCGAAGAAAAAAACAATATTTCACAAGCTATTGCTGTTTCATCGGTTATTTTTACAGCAGTTGGTGTAAAAAATTTGCCGGCCATTGCTCCTTTAGTAGCTGATGGGATTCAGCTTCGCCTCAAAGAAAATCCTATCCCTATCAATATTCTTTTGTGTGAAAATCTTAAAGATGCGCCTCAATTTTTTAAAAATGAAGTGAAAACTCATTTAAATACCGAAGGAAAACAATTTCTTCAGGAAAAAGTTGGTTTTGTTGGAACGGTTGTTGCCCGTATGGTTCCAGTAATGGATAAGCGATTTGGTGTTGATGACCCTCTGTTTATTGTTGCTGAAGCCTATCATAAACTTCCTTATGATGTGACTGCTGTGAAGGGAGTTTTTCCTGAAATCTCGGGTTTGAAACCAGTTCAAAATTTTCCTTCTGAGGTTGACAAAAAACTCTTCATCCATAATTTAGGTCACGCAACCCTAGCCTATTTCGGTTACTTGAAGGGATATGAATACATTCATCAGGCAATTGCCGATGAAGAAATAAAAAATCTTCTTGATGAAGTGCTCAATGAAACTTCAACTTCAATTCTTCGGAAGTATCCGGATTTAGATCGAGTTGAAGTTAACGAATTTGTTGAAGATCTAAAGGAGCGTTTCTTTAATCCGTTACTTATGGATACAGTTTATCGAGTTGGGAGAGACCCAATTCGCAAACTTGGTGAGGATGACCGCATAATTGGAGGGATCGCTCTTTGTCAATCTCAAAAAGTCTTTCCAGCTGCAATAATAAAGGTGACCGGATTAGCATTGAACTATGATTATAATAAGGATGCCGATGCGGTAAAACTCCAGAAAATGATTAAGGACAAAGGGATTAAAGAAGTCATTCATAAGTTGTGTAATCTTGATCCTGAAACCGATATTGGTGAAAAAATTATCCAATCCTATTATCAGTTTAGAGAGCGGTTTCGGATATTGAAGGAAAATAAATTGTAA
- the lsrR_1 gene encoding Transcriptional regulator LsrR, which yields MNDYSYFDFLIKGLAMNLTDENVELMTRIAWLHYMEGLTQNEIGQQLKLSQPKVARLIDKAQKNGIIKISIESPLSNCLKIESIIRKQFGLQDVVVIPTPQEKEIYESIGRAGAWYMEKVLNNGDLVGIAWGRTLKHLALAIRSAKVKNLKFVTMVGGLTSSASLNPYTIGEKLASIFEGECYYLYAPAVVESEEIRNFYLNERINQNTLQLACQAKWSLVGIGTVDVRYSIYSLTGFIDYHELEALKQKGAVGDILGQFYTIDGTILDTPLHRRTVAVPLENIQKMHNVIGVAGGEEKADAILGALRGHFINILITDEKTAMKIMSRISVLEG from the coding sequence ATGAATGATTATTCATATTTTGATTTTTTAATTAAAGGATTAGCCATGAATCTTACCGATGAAAATGTTGAATTGATGACTCGAATTGCTTGGCTTCATTATATGGAAGGTCTCACCCAAAATGAAATTGGCCAACAATTAAAACTTTCTCAACCTAAAGTTGCCAGACTTATCGACAAAGCGCAAAAAAATGGAATTATAAAGATATCGATTGAATCACCTCTTTCCAATTGTTTAAAAATTGAATCGATAATTCGTAAACAATTTGGGCTACAAGATGTTGTAGTAATCCCAACCCCTCAGGAAAAAGAGATTTATGAAAGCATTGGTCGAGCAGGGGCTTGGTATATGGAAAAGGTTTTAAATAATGGAGATTTGGTTGGAATTGCCTGGGGGCGGACCCTAAAACACCTGGCCTTAGCGATTCGTTCGGCAAAAGTCAAGAATCTTAAATTCGTTACCATGGTTGGAGGCTTGACTTCCTCAGCTTCGCTTAATCCCTATACTATCGGGGAAAAACTGGCTTCAATATTTGAAGGTGAGTGCTATTATCTTTATGCACCAGCCGTGGTTGAAAGTGAAGAAATAAGAAATTTTTATTTGAATGAAAGAATAAATCAAAATACTCTTCAACTTGCCTGTCAGGCTAAATGGTCTTTAGTGGGTATTGGTACGGTTGATGTTCGTTATTCAATTTACTCTTTAACTGGATTTATAGATTATCATGAGTTAGAAGCATTAAAACAAAAAGGAGCAGTAGGAGATATTTTGGGTCAATTTTATACCATTGATGGAACCATTTTAGATACGCCCTTACATCGAAGAACAGTTGCAGTGCCACTTGAAAATATTCAAAAAATGCACAATGTAATCGGGGTGGCTGGTGGCGAAGAAAAAGCCGATGCTATTCTTGGAGCTCTCCGGGGTCATTTTATCAATATACTTATCACCGATGAAAAGACCGCAATGAAAATTATGAGTCGAATATCAGTTCTGGAGGGATAA
- the mutM_1 gene encoding Formamidopyrimidine-DNA glycosylase, which translates to MPELPEVEIIRRELLLPLLGERIVDLEIDDKKIQIHSMDILNKVITDLIRKGKYLFLIFNDSSSLLFHMGMTGSLIYTKAKENLRFQRARITLSQGFISFCDARRFGKIKYLTENEREKVMENLGFDPLLSEYSWNNFEKLLINKTLPVKNFLMNQAWITGIGNIYASEILFLSKIHPEKRMKELTVQERKSLFDSIPLILNQAIICEGTTIRDYQHTNGSSGFFQNCLQVYDREGKPCLVCGTPIVRIKMAQRSTYFCPRCQKI; encoded by the coding sequence ATGCCGGAACTGCCTGAAGTTGAAATAATTAGAAGGGAACTCTTACTTCCTTTGTTAGGAGAAAGAATAGTTGATTTAGAAATAGATGATAAAAAAATTCAGATTCATTCCATGGATATCCTTAATAAGGTTATTACCGACCTGATACGAAAAGGGAAATATCTTTTCCTAATTTTTAATGACTCAAGTTCTCTCCTTTTTCATATGGGAATGACTGGGAGTTTAATATATACCAAAGCCAAGGAAAATCTCCGGTTTCAAAGAGCTCGTATCACTTTATCACAGGGTTTTATTTCTTTTTGTGATGCCCGCCGTTTTGGAAAAATTAAATATTTAACTGAAAATGAAAGAGAAAAAGTCATGGAAAACCTTGGGTTCGATCCGTTGCTTAGCGAGTATTCCTGGAATAATTTTGAAAAACTCTTAATAAACAAAACACTTCCAGTAAAAAATTTTCTCATGAATCAAGCCTGGATAACTGGAATTGGAAATATTTATGCCAGCGAGATTCTATTTTTAAGTAAAATTCATCCGGAAAAAAGAATGAAAGAATTAACCGTCCAAGAGAGAAAATCATTATTTGATTCAATTCCCTTAATCCTTAATCAGGCAATTATATGCGAGGGAACTACTATTCGTGATTATCAACACACCAATGGTTCAAGTGGTTTTTTTCAAAATTGTTTGCAAGTATATGATCGGGAAGGAAAGCCGTGTTTGGTATGTGGAACTCCAATTGTAAGAATTAAAATGGCTCAACGAAGCACGTATTTTTGCCCTCGCTGTCAGAAAATATAA
- the acoA_1 gene encoding Acetoin:2,6-dichlorophenolindophenol oxidoreductase subunit alpha, whose amino-acid sequence MESKDKLLQMYKDMLRIRRFEETVSDLFSQDKIRGTTHLYIGEEAVAVGACNAIHPDDYITSTHRGHGHCIAKGATLREMMAELFGKITGYCKGKGGSLHIADLNAGNLGANGIVGGGIPIATGSGLTGKYKKTGKVTVCFFGDGASNTGAFHEAVNMAATWKLPVVYVCENNLYAMSTPVREAFPILDIAERGQAYGMPGIVVDGMDVLAVMEAVEQAAEKARRGEGPTLIECKTYRYLGHSKNDPRAYRTKDEEKQWKERDAIKRFRKWLLENTVATEEEIQTIDEEVENEIAEAVEFAESSPYPPLEEIVKDVYVEEDFAEKERKKGAKIVLSFNEYSDNQKLRNITYRDALNEALREELNHDPNVVLIGEDIGLYGGAYGVTRGLWQDFGDERVRNTPISEAAIVGCCVGAAITGLRPVGELMYVDFAGLAMDQIYNQGAKIRYMFGGKARVPMVIRTEGGCGRSSGAHHAQSLEAWFMHVPGLKVVMPATPFDAKGLLKSAVREDNPIIFIEHKMLYNTKGLVPDDEYLIPIGVADVKKSGTDVTVIAYSRMLLVAMEAAEILEKEGIHIEVIDPRTLLPLDIDTIVTSVKKTGKVVIVSEACKTGGPGGEIGMQIMENAFDYLDAPMVRLCAADAPVPCSRYLEDNSIPQAKDVVKTVKELLE is encoded by the coding sequence TTGGAGTCAAAAGACAAATTACTTCAAATGTATAAGGATATGCTTCGTATCCGCCGTTTTGAAGAAACGGTAAGTGATCTTTTTTCTCAGGATAAAATCCGAGGGACAACTCATCTTTATATAGGTGAGGAAGCCGTTGCTGTTGGAGCCTGCAATGCGATTCACCCGGATGACTATATTACCTCTACCCATCGTGGGCATGGTCATTGTATCGCGAAAGGTGCTACTTTGCGGGAAATGATGGCCGAGTTATTTGGGAAAATAACCGGGTATTGCAAGGGTAAAGGAGGATCACTTCACATTGCTGACCTTAACGCTGGAAATCTTGGTGCCAATGGGATTGTAGGGGGTGGTATCCCAATCGCAACTGGTTCAGGATTGACTGGTAAGTATAAAAAAACTGGGAAGGTTACAGTATGCTTTTTTGGCGATGGAGCATCCAATACCGGAGCTTTCCATGAAGCAGTGAATATGGCGGCTACCTGGAAATTACCGGTCGTTTATGTATGCGAAAATAATCTTTATGCCATGTCAACGCCGGTGCGAGAAGCTTTTCCTATTTTAGATATTGCTGAGCGAGGTCAAGCTTATGGAATGCCAGGTATAGTAGTAGATGGGATGGATGTATTAGCCGTTATGGAAGCTGTTGAACAAGCAGCAGAGAAAGCTCGTCGAGGAGAAGGTCCAACACTTATTGAATGTAAGACCTATCGATACTTAGGCCACTCCAAAAACGATCCAAGAGCTTACCGGACCAAAGATGAAGAAAAACAGTGGAAAGAACGTGATGCAATAAAGCGGTTTCGAAAATGGTTGCTTGAAAACACTGTTGCGACCGAAGAAGAAATTCAAACTATTGATGAAGAAGTAGAAAATGAAATAGCTGAAGCGGTAGAATTTGCCGAATCAAGCCCCTATCCCCCGCTGGAAGAAATAGTCAAAGACGTCTATGTTGAAGAAGATTTTGCTGAAAAAGAACGAAAAAAAGGAGCCAAAATCGTTCTCTCTTTTAACGAATATAGCGATAATCAAAAACTTAGAAATATTACCTATCGTGATGCATTAAATGAAGCCTTAAGAGAAGAGCTCAATCATGACCCCAACGTAGTATTGATTGGAGAGGACATTGGTTTATACGGTGGGGCTTATGGAGTAACTCGGGGATTGTGGCAGGATTTTGGTGATGAAAGAGTAAGAAATACCCCCATCTCTGAGGCGGCCATTGTTGGATGTTGTGTCGGTGCGGCGATAACTGGTCTTCGTCCAGTTGGTGAACTGATGTATGTGGATTTTGCTGGATTAGCTATGGACCAAATTTATAATCAGGGAGCAAAGATTCGTTATATGTTTGGTGGGAAAGCTCGAGTTCCAATGGTTATTCGTACTGAAGGTGGCTGCGGCCGATCTTCAGGAGCCCACCATGCTCAAAGCCTGGAAGCCTGGTTTATGCATGTTCCTGGTCTAAAGGTAGTAATGCCAGCCACTCCTTTCGATGCAAAAGGTCTTCTCAAGTCGGCTGTTCGAGAAGATAATCCAATAATTTTTATCGAACATAAAATGTTGTATAACACCAAAGGTTTAGTTCCTGATGATGAGTATCTTATCCCAATAGGAGTTGCTGATGTTAAAAAATCAGGTACTGATGTAACGGTTATTGCATATTCGCGGATGTTATTGGTTGCCATGGAAGCCGCCGAAATATTGGAAAAAGAAGGTATTCATATTGAAGTTATTGACCCCCGAACCCTGTTACCTTTAGATATCGATACCATTGTAACTTCAGTAAAGAAAACCGGAAAAGTAGTAATTGTTTCCGAAGCCTGTAAGACCGGTGGACCCGGGGGAGAAATTGGGATGCAAATTATGGAGAATGCCTTTGATTATCTTGATGCTCCCATGGTGCGATTATGTGCCGCCGATGCACCGGTTCCCTGTAGCCGATATTTAGAAGATAACTCCATTCCCCAAGCTAAAGATGTAGTTAAGACAGTAAAAGAGTTATTAGAATAA
- the tdh_1 gene encoding L-threonine 3-dehydrogenase, protein MKAAVYYGPGDLRIEESPLPEIGPGDILLKVGACAICGTDMRIFRHGHRGVKIPQIVGHEIAGTVAEIGKDVKGYAVGDKVAVDPIVSCGECFYCRRGLTNLCLTFKENYEAFGYYYPGGFAEYMRIPEKAIRRGNLILIKDDLALEEAAIAEPMACALNGQMLSQVGVGDHVLIIGAGPIGCMHISLAKTLGATKVIISEFQEGRLNLARQFGADIYVNPMQEDLKEVLMKATNGIGPSVIIISAPARKAQEMALDLAANQARINFFGGLPKDDHLVNLDSNVIHYKELFIHGTSGTTSNHIHKCIELMAGKRVNASQIISKVISLEELPAMLVEAEKGNYLKIIVKP, encoded by the coding sequence ATGAAAGCAGCTGTTTACTACGGACCGGGCGATTTGAGAATTGAAGAAAGTCCCCTTCCGGAAATTGGACCGGGAGATATACTTCTGAAAGTCGGTGCGTGTGCAATATGTGGAACCGATATGCGGATTTTTCGTCATGGGCATCGCGGTGTAAAAATTCCCCAAATTGTTGGTCATGAGATTGCCGGTACTGTCGCTGAAATTGGGAAAGACGTGAAGGGGTATGCTGTTGGGGATAAAGTTGCAGTTGATCCTATTGTATCCTGCGGTGAATGTTTTTATTGCCGACGGGGATTAACCAACCTGTGCCTTACTTTCAAAGAAAATTATGAAGCTTTTGGATACTATTATCCCGGGGGTTTCGCTGAATATATGCGGATTCCAGAAAAAGCCATTCGGCGAGGGAATCTCATTCTGATTAAAGACGACTTGGCTTTGGAAGAAGCTGCTATTGCAGAACCAATGGCTTGCGCTTTAAATGGTCAGATGTTGTCCCAAGTTGGAGTTGGTGATCATGTCTTAATTATTGGAGCCGGACCAATAGGTTGCATGCATATTTCTTTAGCAAAAACCCTTGGAGCAACGAAAGTCATCATTTCTGAATTCCAGGAGGGTCGATTGAACTTGGCTCGTCAGTTCGGAGCTGATATTTATGTGAATCCCATGCAGGAAGATCTGAAAGAAGTTCTGATGAAGGCGACCAATGGAATTGGTCCTTCGGTTATTATCATTTCCGCTCCTGCTCGAAAAGCACAAGAAATGGCGTTGGATCTGGCTGCTAACCAAGCCCGAATCAACTTTTTCGGAGGGTTGCCGAAAGATGACCACCTGGTGAACCTCGACAGCAATGTCATACATTATAAAGAACTCTTTATTCATGGTACCAGTGGAACAACTTCAAACCATATTCATAAGTGTATTGAGTTGATGGCGGGGAAAAGAGTCAATGCTTCTCAGATAATTAGTAAGGTCATATCTTTAGAAGAGCTTCCTGCCATGTTAGTTGAAGCCGAGAAGGGAAATTATCTGAAAATAATCGTCAAACCATAA